The Salvelinus sp. IW2-2015 unplaced genomic scaffold, ASM291031v2 Un_scaffold86, whole genome shotgun sequence nucleotide sequence TCAATAGGCAATAGGATATTCAGCAGCATCTGTTTACAGATGTAGGAATAAACTATTTTGGTAGACAAGTCAGCAGAATAGTTTCCTTTATTACATTCACTACTGTACGAGACTATGACAAACTYAATGGACATTTTTTCAGaactttttttaattaaaaaatataaatggcaaaaaagctTTTCTTTACTGCTAAACCATGTGATCATATGATATGTCCATGATTGGGGCTTTGACAAAACAGTCAACATAAAATGAACCATTAAATGTTTTTCTTAGTTTAAGGTAAGCATGCTAGGTACAGTACAGAGGATAGTGTACTTGCTTGGATGGAAAGATAATAAGGAAAGTGGGAGTGGCGTTAAGTGTAGGATATGTTCACTTTGTCTCAGATTAGATTGGAGATTAGTTGTATCACAGAAACCTACAGGCAATGCCAGACCCCATACCTGAAACAATGTGAAAAGGCTTCTTCTGCTGGCTAGATGGCTGCCTGCCAAGTGAGCTAACAAACCAAGGGCAAATGGATAATCACTATAAATTAAACAATTGGCATACAGCAAATACAGTAATGAAATGACAATATTACATGAGTGCTTTACCTGATTTGTTTTAATCTATGCCGGTGATAAGGCCCTAGTTCAATCTTTTTCAGTTGTTGAACAAAAATACATCTCAGGAAAAGGACACAATGTATGTATCTATATTGACTGAGCCTTGTCCCTTAAAGTAAGCAACAATATGAGTCACACAACTAACCATTGAAAGATCACATATGGGTAGCCAATATCAATTTGCACAGCATTATTTTCCTCCAATGTGTTATAAAAGGCCTATAGCATGTAATGCTGGAAAAAATGACTAGCCTACCTGCCTTTGTTATTTACCTAGTACCAACCATTTAGACTACGACTAACAAAACATGTTGCACTTATTCCACATGAGGGCAACTTGTAACTCAATTTGTGTCTGGCAATATTATTGTTGTAGGCCAACTACAATGCTCCGGACATCCAAAGGTGAGAATACACTATAGAGGTGTGAGATCCGGAGTATTCACACTATGCCATATGTTAGGGAATAGTTGTCAATGCGCCTCACTATGATTCCATTGTAGATGGGGTCTTGGCAGTCAATAATTTATTGCCCGTTGATTTTGAAAGGCTTTTTGGACAGATGGGGAAGTCATTTTTATGCATCTTATGATGAAGAATGACAGAGAAACCAACGGTTAAATAAAATCTAAACTATTTCGTGGGTCTGAGAGTGCCAGGGGCTTTGTTGTTTTCTGTGAGATGTTTTATCTTGATGTTTTCTCCCTTGTTGACGACACTTGCTGTATCACTTTCCAACTTCATCCAGATACTTGCGGTTTAACTCCGCTTGCTCCTTCTGGCTCTCGATCCTCGCCATTTCGATCATATTTCTCAGAAGGTGGAAAGTGAGGTCGATTGAAATTGGGGGGTCATCGTTTCTCTTGGTCAGCTCCACGAAGTCTTCCAGGCTGTTGCCCTCCTCAAGCGCGCGCTGCTCCTCCAAGGGCGGCAAACTGCGCGCCAGGTGACCAAGACCCCTCGTGCCCAGGGGCGTCACCTCAAAGGGAAATTGTGGCGGGAGACCTGCCTGCAACCGGGGATTTCTTTGCAAATACCTCAGTATCTTTTCTCCTATAAGGTAGGAAACTGCGTTATCACCAGCCTTCAGCAACACCTCCTCCAGCTGACTCTTGTAGCCGTGGCCGTCGAACATTGCCAGGTCCCGTGGTCGACAGACACTGGGGGGGATGTGAGAGCTGAGGAGAACARTGGCAAGGAGCAGGATCAAGGGAACAGGCTTCATAGTGCTGGACAGACGGACAAAACGGTGCCCTGTTACGGAGAGAGGTGTACAAATATTAGCAAAAAGCACTGGAACTCAAAGTAGACTCAAACTTTAAATTGCACGTATTTAACAATTGTGttcaaagcaaaaacaaataRTCTATCACCAATTTACAAAAATTTGCCTAAAGGCAAACTTAATAACATAAAAAGCAATAAACAACAAACGTAACAAAATAATATGTTTCTCTTTACATTATAAATATATGCATGTGAGTAGGCTATTTATAGGCGTGGTTAATTGTCACACAATGGATACATACATACATCGTTGAGTTACTGAAACAAGCATGCACATGCTTCTTCAGCTTTGTAAATAagtaaaataaacatacattGTTTTTATGATACAAAAATGACCAACGAATTGCTGTGTGTACTTGATATTCTCAATTCAGCACCAGAACTCTCAGCACCTCAAACTAAAAAGGTGAAACAAAAGAAAGCTAAATAAACCACTTACCGGTACTTTGTCTGCTTAATGCTGAAAAAGTTGCACACCGGCTAGAAAAGTGTCAATTGAGACCCCGGTCCGAAAAGTCCCGCTAAATGTCGATTGGAGAATAACGCCTCTTTCTTAAGGGTTATATATACATCCAACATCGTTCCATTGACGTCAGTGCAAGTGCATAAACTGCTTGTAAATGAGGCGACTCCGTTTGAAGTAAAGGCAAGTGTTTTGAGGGACAGYTTATTATGCTGCAAGCCAAGATCTgctcaaaaacatttaaaatgtttccatttgagtcatttagcagacgctcttatcctgaGCGACTTACAGACTTACAGTGCAaacattacaatattttttttcagaACAGTTTGTCGATCTGATATTCTATTTTTCCATACAACTCTTAAGTTAGCCTACCTCAACCTGTCACATTATCCCTAATTAAGTCCGCAAGGCAAAACCAGTTATTGTTTCACACGGTGTTGGTATGCCTCCAGTGAAACTAAAATAACAACGCACcgcaaaaaaacaacacatttactTATTAAAAACAACCAATTGTGGAAGTTATAACAAAGTGATTCGTCAAAGTGTAAAGCTGCTCCATGTACCATGAATCTGGACTCTGAATAAACTAGTCTAGAAATGACGAACCGTTGTCGTGATGCCTTTATGCATGGTTTAACATCTAAGCGAGGCAGAGCAGAAGTACACAGCGGGGAAACGTGCAGAGAGaactgtccatggtactgaaaaGGTTTATGCCCGTGATGCAAGTTCATTCTAAATGAAAACTACACAAAATAGAGGAATAGGTCATATTTAGCTGATACAATCCGAGAGCTATTAATGCATTGAAAACGAATTTAAAGCCACGCCCATGTATTTTTGTCAGATACATTTAGTTCGTTATAGAAAAGATTCCTCTTTTCAGAAATAGCCAGGCTAATGGATTTGTCTGTTTGTCCCCCAACTATTTTTCTAACACACTTTCTTTCGCTTGGAGAAGTGTGGCATATTCAACAATGGTGCAAAGTTGGGGTCAAAGCCACTCATCATGTCACCTTTTAAACAGAAGTTAACTAAAAKAAATAATTAGATATTAAAGAACAGGCAGATATGGCTTTAATATTACAATTCCTTGTACATTTTAAAAGTATAGTGTATACAATTTAAGCTTAATACAGCATTTTAAAATTGTATGTTCATTATTGCTGGTAATGTCATAAATTgaaatgagaaaacagaaatcaaGTAAGCTACTGTTTTAACAGCAGAGTAagtcactgaacaaaaatataaatgcaacatgcaacaatttcgaagattttactgagttacagttcatataacgcaatcagtcaattgaaataaatttaataggccatctgttggtcacagatacctttaaaaacaaGGTAGGGGCGtgcatcagaaaaccagtcagtatctggtgtgaccaccatttatttGCCTATTGGATTTGAATATcagcctgttgattgtggcctgtggaatgttgtacccctcctctttaatggctgtgcgaagttcctggatattggtgggaactggaaacACGCCGTCATACAcgccaatccagagcatcccaatcatgctcaatgggtgacatgtctggtgaggaagaaggccatggaagaactgggacattaccagcttccaggaattgtgtacagatccttgtaaaatggggctgtgcattatcatgctgaaacatgaggtgatgggttGGATGAAtgacaacaatgggcctcaggaactcgtcacagtatctctgtccattcaaattcccatcgataaaatgcaattgtgttctttgtccgtAGATTATGAATACCCATACCagaaccccaccgccaccatggggcactgcgttcacaatgttgacaccAGAAATCAGCTTGACCACATAACtccgtggtctgtggttgtgaggctggttggacgtactgtcaaattctgtaaaacaacgttggaggcagcttatggtagagaaatgtacattMaattatctggcaacagctctggtggacatccctgtagtcagcatgccattgcacgctccctcaaaccttgagacatctgtagcattgtgttgtgtgacaaaMctgcacattttagagtagccttttattgtccctagcacaaggtgcacctgtgtaatgatcatgccgtttaatcatcttattgatatgccacacctgtcaggtgaatggattatctcggcaaaggagaaataacagggatgtaaacaaatctgtgcacaaaaacatttgagagaaataagctttttgtgcatatggaaaatatctgggatcttttatttcagctcatgaaacatgcgaccaacactttacgtattgcgtttatatttttgttcagtatatatgtcaACTACAGTCTGCCTGACTATCAACTTTTTATAGCATTAATAGTAACTTTATATAcgctaccggtcaaaggttttagaacaagggtttttctttattttactattttctatactgtagaataatagtgaaaacatcaaaactatgaaataacacatatagaatcatgtagtaaccaaaaaagtgttaaacaaatcagaattaattttatatttgagattcttcaaatagccacMctttgccatgatgacagctttgcacactcttggcattctctcaaccagcttcacctggaatgcttttccaacagtcttgaaggagttcccacatatgctgagcacttgttggctgcttctccttcactctgcggtccgactcgtcgcaaaccatctcaatttggttgaggttgggggattgtggaggccaggtcatctgatgcagcactccatcgctctcatTCTTGgtaaaaatagcccttacacagcctggaggtgtgttgggtcattatgctgttgataaacaaatgatagtcccactaagtgcaaaccagatgggatggtgtatcgctgcagaatgctgtggtagccatgctggtcaattgtgccttgatttctaaataaatcacagaccgtgtcaccagcaaagcacccccacaccatctcctccatgctttacagtgggaaatacacatgcagaatTCATCCTATCacccgttcacccacactgcgtctcataaagacacggctgtttgaatcaaaaatctcaaatttggactccagaccaaaggacaaatttccactggtctaatgtccattgctcgtgtttcttgccccaagcaagtctcttcttcttattggtgtcctttagtagtgatttctttgcagtaattcgaccatgaaggcctgattcacacagtctcctctgaaaagttgatgttgagaKgtgtctgttacttgaactttgtgaagcatttatttgggctgcaatttctgaggctggtaaatctaatKaacttatcttctgcagcagaggtaactctgggtcttcctttcttgctgtggtcctcatgagagccagtttcatcatagcgcttgatggtttttgtgactgcacttgaaaataCTTTCAAMgttcttgacattttccgtattgactgaccttcatgtcttaaagtaataatggactgtcgtttctctttgcttatttgagctgttcttgccataatatggactttctGAATACTTCTTTCTGAATACTACCTTGTCAAAAcaagctcaaacgcattaaggaaaaaaattccacaaattaacttttaagaaggcacacctgttaattgaaatccattccaggtgactacctcatgaagctggttgagagaatgccaagagtgtgcaaagctgtcatcatggcaaagcgtggctatttgaagaatctcaaatatattttgatttgatactttttgttttttgttaaacacttttttggttactacatgattccatatgtcttatttcaatWgtaaaaataaagaaaaacccttgaatgagtaggtgtgtccaaacttttgaccagtagtgtagatGTGACAAAATTTCACAAAAATCTTTCACTATGCAAAAGTTTGAGTTTCAAGTTTCTTTTTTCCCCAAGTTTGAATATTTCATAGTGTTTGttaacaatttttttcctgacTGCTAACTTAGTGTGCGATTCACAGCTTTCTGGATTCCGTGTATCACACTATTTGCAGGTGTAAAAGTCTCATTGATAGTCCTATATGTGTGAGGTAGGGCGGGTCCTGAAATATCCATCACATCTTATTGGYTTTCCAGGACAAGTAGGAATTCCAGCCGATAGCTACAATCTGGACCACAGCCAATCTGCAAGACAAGAGTTCAATACTGACACATCACAGCTGAATAAATAGATCAATGCCATTGAATAGATCAATatggaaataaaatgtatatGGACTACATTGATGTCACTAAACCATCCCAGGGGCTCACCGGTGGTGCAGTGGGATAAAATAGAAGTTGGCAATCTGGACTGCAGGCCATAGCTGAAAAAGAGCGGAACACATTCAATGAAACATTACAGAGTGGTTCATACCGTAAATAATATTTTAAGCCTTTCACAGGGATAACTTACATAGTAATTTGAGATCAAGGCATCTGTGTAGTCCTGCAGAGAATAAGATGGACACAGAGACCTTTACGTTAGAGCTTAGAAGGATTGTGTATTTCTAATAAAAACATCTTCACTGATCCTCACCGGATGCCTTCTTCCAGTTCACACCTGTgttgacctctaaccctgaccaGATAGGTAGGGGCTATCAGTCAAGCTGTGAGGGGTTACAGTATGTGTTGGCCCCCCTCTGGGCCAGTCACAGTGACAGCTGACAGCACAGCACCATAGTCTCAAGTTATTAACAACTGTGGGTCAGTGCCGTGTCTTGCTCCCTCACATCACATGGCATATAAAACAACCAGCCATCTGGAACAGCCAGGACCCTCACTAAGCCTGGYCCATCTCCCTAAAGGTCAACCCAATAAGATTGGATGGATTTCattcttttttaaatgtctttattgggAAAGACTAGGTGTGTAAAATAATCCAATGTTcccagaaatgttgtctttgttttctttggCGTAACAGTTCCTAATTACTAGAAAACAAGGCACCGGCCACCTGGGGTGAAAACACCGGAGTACTACAACATCAGAGACACACGGTGGCGTTACCAAAATCCTTCCCCTTTGGAGAGCGGACATCTTTCATTCTTCTTCTAGGGCTGAAGAGACAACTAACTTCTTTGAGCTCACGAGGCTGCAGTTATGCGTccatggaactgtttggccagcgCCCACCATATGATCCCTTAATTATGACACACTGAGCTCTGAGAATGTCATAAAACCATCAAACTGTCACATAATGAAAACGGTAATAGGTAGACGAGTTGTTAGTACTTGTTTTTGTGTTCCCAGGAGGTAGTGTGCGCTTGACCTTTTTGCTTCAGTATCAGCATTCAGCAGCGCGAAGCAGAGCGACTGACCGCATGTGTAGAAGAATGGCTGCACTCAAAATGGACATCTCCGACCTTCACGTTTCCAACCCATTCATCATCTCataaagaagggagggagggaggtcagaGCTAAGACATACATTTTGATCTAGCTCTACAGGAGCCATAGAGGAGGTAGGTACTGTAGCATCAGTGGCCATCGAAATAAGCCACATGAATAACCAAGTGGTCCCGGGGGAGAGCTTGACCCACACTATAAGATGAGGTGAAGTGAAGTCATAGTTGGGATGGGCCTGTGACGTGATTGACACCAGAGCGGCTTGCCACTAGCTATTGAAGAGCAGGGCTGAGGACTGAKGAGGATGCTGCATATGGAAGATTCCACGCCAGGAAGGcaccaaaatatttttggtatgtcAGATTGTTCCGGCAATTCTCACATACAAACTTGATTGGAAGGAAGGATGTTTGATATTCTTTTTACATTTGcatcacaaaccatttttgagaaaatcatgatgaaagtggcaaTTTTAAGGCCCTTTTTATACATGCCTCTTGTAAGAGTCCATGAGCCATGAACCgcacatgatacagacaacatcttggtgtgcTAAAATATGGAGTGTCTAGATactgaaataaacattttcacattcatttattcaacattaacAATATTAATATCTCATATCTCATTATATTTGGAACAATATTCTCTTCAAACACGTCAAATTTCCAGACTGGGTACTCTTAAAGATATGACATAGACATTGACATTATGGTCAttaaccaattacattcagcaaGTCACCAGCAGAAGGAGTTTCCTTTGAATCTTCAAtataagcctactagaaagtgtgtgccctcaagcctaaagggaagcaaaagtaattccgctacccaagaatagtaaagccccctttactggctcaaatagccgaccaatcaacctgttaccaacccttagtaaacttttgtgtttgatcagatacaatgctattttactgtaaaccaattgacaacagactttcagcacgcttatagggaaggacattcaacaagcacggcacttacacaaataactgatgattggctgagagaaattgacgataaaaagattgtgggagctgtattgttagactAATGCAGCTTtggacattattgatcatagtcagctgctggaaaaacatatgtgttatggctttacatcccctacTATATTTTGGATAAAGAATCTAACAGAACACATAGGCAGTTcttggaagcctctccaacataatccaggtagaatcaggaattccccagggcagctgtctagggcacttacttttttcaatctttactaatgacatgccactggctttgagtaaatgtatgcagatgattcaacactatacatgtcagctactacatcaagtgaaatcactgcaacacttaatgaTCTGCACTTAATTTCAGAAtcggtggc carries:
- the LOC112068129 gene encoding UI, which produces MKPVPLILLLAXVLLSSHIPPSVCRPRDLAMFDGHGYKSQLEEVLLKAGDNAVSYLIGEKILRYLQRNPRLQAGLPPQFPFEVTPLGTRGLGHLARSLPPLEEQRALEEGNSLEDFVELTKRNDDPPISIDLTFHLLRNMIEMARIESQKEQAELNRKYLDEVGK